The genomic interval AGTTCATGACCCTCCACATCTAGCGCTGCGGTGGGTTCATCGAGCAGCCAGAGGGGGCGATAGCTGACCAAGAGCCGCGCCAGAGCGAGGCGACGGGATTGGCCCGCCGACAGATAGCCCGCATCAAGCGTTGCCAAGGGGCCAAGACCCACTTCGGCCAGCGCTTCAGCCACCGACATGCCGGTCGAACCGTTGACCTCGGCCCAGAAGGCCAGGTTTTCCGACACGCTCAGGCGCGGCTTGATGGCGTTGCGGTGGCCGCAAAAATGCAGTTGTGGTCCAGCATCGTCCTCGACGCCTTCGAGCGCAAACGATCCGGTCAGCGGGGCGACGATGCCCGCCAGCGTCAGCAGGAGCGTCGTCTTGCCGGTTCCATTGGGTCCGCGCAGCAAAAGGCATTGCCCTGAGGCCACCGAAAAGCTCAGATCAAGGCCCAAATCCATACCACCACGCCCATGGCTCAGGCCTTGGGCGCGCAGGAGAAGCGGTGGAAAGACTTGCCTATGCGTCATGGCCCCATCTCGTAGTGAACCAGTGGTCGGGCTGGCAAGCCCAATCGCAACCTTCTATATGTCCTTGTAGTTTGGAGTCATTCCAGCAAAGGCGGCGCTGTTGAGCGGTGAGTGGGACTTTGTCCCGGGCCGGCGCGCCTGCCGCAACCGACACAAAAGGGCGGAACCTATGACCTCGGTAAACAGCTTCAAGTCGAAATCGACCCTGACGGTGGGCAGCAAGACCTACACTTACTATTCCATCGCAGAGGCGGAAAAGAACGGCCTCAAGGGCGTTTCGGCGCTGCCGTCGTCGATGAAAGTGGTGCTGGAAAACCTGCTGCGCTTTGAAGACAACCGAACCGTCACCAAAGCCGATATCGAGGCGGTGGCGACGTGGCTTGTGACTCGCACCTCCGAACACGAAATTTCCTACCGCC from Devosia sp. 2618 carries:
- the ccmA gene encoding heme ABC exporter ATP-binding protein CcmA; this translates as MTHRQVFPPLLLRAQGLSHGRGGMDLGLDLSFSVASGQCLLLRGPNGTGKTTLLLTLAGIVAPLTGSFALEGVEDDAGPQLHFCGHRNAIKPRLSVSENLAFWAEVNGSTGMSVAEALAEVGLGPLATLDAGYLSAGQSRRLALARLLVSYRPLWLLDEPTAALDVEGHELVTRLIDRHLDMGGLVLAATHDPITLPDPNRIKTLVLGERS